Proteins encoded by one window of Acuticoccus sp. MNP-M23:
- a CDS encoding DUF305 domain-containing protein produces MAHRTDPKGTQHAGAHEKKSSHGLKNYWRFFAMIATSTAVMFILMYLNTYAWEQIFWSETRFYMAFVMGATMAVIMLAYMLGMYRNLAINVAVFAGSVIVFAGALWLVRSQTTVGETSYMRAMIPHHSIALLTSKRANIAEPRVRKLADEIIVAQEREIAEMRYLIAELDEGNAMPPEADGEAPAPEIVPLQAALDANVRPTLDLAPMDPATLDHALGTGAGCDFKMTAEGDPVLAVRSGGEGVEGVVKLNGQLVLVAAPAGDPVQALGGEPLAAEGLTLSLEAAPEEEFEDVDGAQRVLADLVFDLRDELTIGYRGFYRCAG; encoded by the coding sequence ATGGCCCACAGAACCGACCCCAAAGGCACGCAACACGCCGGTGCCCACGAAAAGAAGTCGTCCCATGGCTTGAAGAACTACTGGCGCTTCTTCGCGATGATTGCGACGTCCACGGCCGTCATGTTCATTCTCATGTACCTGAACACGTACGCTTGGGAGCAGATTTTCTGGAGTGAGACCCGGTTCTATATGGCGTTCGTCATGGGGGCGACGATGGCCGTCATCATGCTCGCCTATATGCTCGGAATGTACCGCAACCTTGCCATCAACGTCGCGGTCTTTGCAGGGAGCGTGATCGTCTTCGCTGGGGCGCTGTGGCTGGTGCGCAGTCAGACGACCGTCGGCGAGACGAGCTACATGCGCGCCATGATCCCCCACCACTCGATCGCGCTCTTGACCAGCAAACGCGCGAACATCGCCGAACCGCGCGTGCGCAAGCTCGCCGACGAGATCATCGTGGCGCAGGAGCGCGAGATTGCGGAGATGCGATACCTCATCGCGGAGCTCGATGAGGGCAATGCGATGCCGCCGGAAGCCGATGGTGAGGCGCCCGCTCCGGAGATCGTGCCGTTGCAGGCGGCCCTCGACGCAAACGTCAGGCCGACGCTCGATCTCGCGCCGATGGATCCCGCGACCCTCGACCACGCGCTCGGCACCGGCGCCGGCTGCGACTTCAAGATGACCGCGGAAGGCGACCCCGTGCTCGCCGTGCGTTCTGGTGGCGAGGGGGTCGAGGGCGTAGTGAAGCTGAACGGACAACTCGTCCTTGTCGCGGCGCCGGCCGGCGATCCCGTCCAAGCGCTCGGCGGTGAGCCGCTCGCCGCGGAGGGCCTCACGCTTTCGCTGGAGGCCGCGCCCGAGGAAGAGTTCGAAGACGTCGACGGAGCGCAACGCGTGCTGGCCGACCTCGTCTTCGACCTGCGCGACGAACTGACGATCGGATACCGCGGCTTCTATCGTTGCGCAGGCTGA
- a CDS encoding NADH-quinone oxidoreductase subunit N, translating to MPVGDIVPEIAVIVTAVVALLTASFVPHRLHSLAAVIALAGIAFAAVLLSRQIGTSTLTFSGTWVIDGASVWSRLMILLSTAVVVLMALRWFQSDRRHGEFYFVLLVAMLGAMALAGAADLLQLVIAVLLSSVTGYTLAAYHRNWPLSLEAGMKYFLVGALANAVLVLGVALVYGMVGTTSYDGMAEALATTAHAPLLLLGTGLILVGLLFKLGAVPAHAWLPDVAEGAPAPAAAFLTVVPKIGAAIALARFVDLFPPDAFAVRPLIAIAAFATMTLGNLAALGQSDVRRLLGWSSVSQSGYVLMAVAVVGLTNLALPAILLFMLGYAAANLAAFAAVTHLRGRTDLSDYAGLATSRPWIAVALAVALLSLVGIPPLAGFVGKLALFLATIEAGYAWLAVAAAMNTVASLYYYLKIVGRTALHAKPAGGTAVLSVTSGVALWSSLAAVLAFGLLAELTVRAFAGGTLLP from the coding sequence ATGCCCGTCGGCGACATCGTCCCCGAGATCGCGGTGATCGTGACCGCGGTGGTCGCGCTGCTGACGGCCTCGTTCGTGCCGCACCGGCTGCATTCACTCGCCGCTGTGATCGCGCTCGCCGGTATCGCCTTCGCGGCGGTGCTTCTCAGCCGGCAGATCGGCACCTCGACGCTCACCTTCTCCGGCACCTGGGTCATCGACGGCGCGAGCGTCTGGTCGCGCCTGATGATCCTTCTGAGCACCGCGGTCGTGGTCCTCATGGCACTGCGCTGGTTCCAGAGCGACAGACGGCACGGCGAGTTCTACTTCGTCCTGCTTGTCGCGATGCTCGGTGCGATGGCGCTCGCGGGCGCGGCCGACCTCTTGCAGCTCGTCATCGCCGTCCTCTTGTCGTCGGTGACCGGCTACACGCTGGCCGCCTACCACAGGAACTGGCCGCTCTCGCTGGAAGCCGGCATGAAGTATTTTCTGGTCGGCGCGCTCGCCAACGCCGTCCTCGTGCTCGGCGTCGCTCTGGTCTACGGGATGGTGGGCACCACCTCCTACGACGGGATGGCCGAGGCGCTGGCCACGACTGCGCACGCGCCGCTCCTCCTCCTCGGCACGGGCCTCATCCTCGTCGGGTTGCTCTTCAAGCTCGGCGCCGTCCCCGCCCACGCCTGGCTGCCGGACGTTGCCGAAGGGGCACCTGCGCCGGCCGCGGCCTTCCTCACCGTCGTTCCGAAGATCGGTGCGGCCATCGCGCTGGCGCGGTTCGTCGACCTCTTCCCGCCCGACGCGTTCGCCGTGCGGCCGCTGATCGCCATCGCCGCCTTCGCCACCATGACGCTCGGCAACCTCGCAGCGCTCGGGCAGAGCGACGTTCGCCGCCTCCTCGGCTGGTCGTCGGTCTCCCAGTCCGGCTATGTGCTGATGGCGGTCGCGGTCGTCGGGCTCACCAACCTCGCGCTGCCGGCGATCCTCCTGTTCATGCTCGGATACGCTGCCGCGAACCTTGCCGCCTTTGCCGCCGTCACCCACCTTCGCGGCCGCACCGACCTTTCCGACTATGCCGGGCTCGCCACGAGCCGGCCGTGGATCGCCGTCGCGCTCGCCGTGGCGCTCCTGTCGCTCGTCGGCATCCCGCCGCTGGCCGGCTTTGTCGGCAAGCTCGCGCTGTTTCTCGCGACGATCGAAGCCGGCTATGCTTGGCTCGCCGTCGCCGCGGCCATGAACACGGTCGCATCGCTCTACTATTATCTGAAGATCGTCGGGCGCACTGCCCTTCATGCCAAGCCAGCGGGCGGCACCGCCGTGCTGTCGGTGACGAGCGGGGTGGCATTGTGGTCGTCACTCGCTGCCGTCCTCGCCTTCGGCCTTCTTGCGGAATTGACCGTCCGGGCCTTCGCCGGCGGGACGCTTCTTCCGTGA
- the nuoK gene encoding NADH-quinone oxidoreductase subunit NuoK, translating to MTLQMVLIVASMLIGVGVYGALSQQSFVMLMMGLELILNGVLLAVIGFWAFALDGAPEGQLLAILVMAVMAIEMAVGFALVVALYRRSQADVTEGITDLKN from the coding sequence ATGACACTTCAAATGGTCCTCATCGTCGCATCAATGCTCATCGGGGTGGGCGTTTACGGCGCGCTGTCGCAGCAGTCGTTCGTGATGCTGATGATGGGGCTCGAACTGATCCTGAACGGCGTGCTCCTCGCCGTCATCGGCTTCTGGGCCTTCGCCCTCGACGGCGCGCCGGAAGGTCAGCTGCTCGCGATCCTCGTCATGGCGGTCATGGCGATCGAGATGGCGGTGGGGTTCGCCCTCGTGGTCGCGCTCTACCGGCGCAGCCAGGCGGACGTCACCGAAGGCATCACGGATCTCAAGAACTGA
- a CDS encoding proton-conducting transporter membrane subunit — MLFSLAVLPALAGLALWALGVRSRRVLGTVAVATLALTLVLAVLASAGGWTGRLIWSEPLVLTAALTPLSAAVAILVPAIALPVLLYASAHEEPPGLARLIGILLAFTGGMELLVIAADFLTLLIGWELVGAASWALISHRWRDPDNPRAGLTAFVTTRLGDIGLILAAVAAFAATGSFAFGAISALEGSALALVAYGVLFSAAAKSGQVPFAPWLFRAMAGPTSVSALLHAATMVAAGAYILIRLEADLAAAPGWGATTIGIGLGTALAGGLVAVLQPHAKKLLAASTSAHYGLMFVAVGAGYPGVALFHLVAHAAFKALLFLSAGIAGDAAGSYDLSRMRFGRALPVTGALTAVGALALAGLPPLGAAWTKDAVAAAAGHQSVWLAIGVILAGGLSAIYAARFQVLAFGRDPHATAKSRPGTAEPVAAAILAATTLLLSALWLPSVHQPLAELLGVAIAPTKAWELVLAVLTVVAGLAAGALLARRVPLLGTEGHSASAADWLGLPRVFAFCAAATGRTADALSALDRRGIDRAVHLVPAGLKRFAGSLAAADRRAVDGGVEFVASATDALARLARAFGERLTDGIPEGSARLAAVSGAGARRLQTGLAHHYYTILAAGSVLVIATLFVSF, encoded by the coding sequence ATGCTGTTCTCGCTCGCCGTCCTGCCGGCCCTCGCGGGGCTTGCCCTTTGGGCGCTCGGGGTCCGCTCGCGGCGCGTCCTCGGCACCGTCGCCGTTGCGACGCTCGCCCTCACCCTCGTCCTTGCCGTGCTGGCGAGCGCAGGCGGCTGGACGGGCCGTTTGATCTGGTCCGAACCCCTTGTCCTGACCGCAGCGCTGACCCCGCTCTCGGCCGCCGTCGCGATCCTCGTTCCCGCCATCGCGCTCCCGGTGCTCCTCTATGCGAGCGCGCACGAGGAGCCGCCGGGCCTCGCCCGGCTCATCGGCATCCTGCTGGCGTTCACCGGCGGCATGGAGCTTCTCGTCATCGCGGCCGACTTCCTGACGCTCCTCATCGGCTGGGAGCTCGTCGGCGCGGCATCCTGGGCGCTGATCAGCCACCGCTGGCGCGATCCCGACAACCCGCGCGCTGGCCTTACCGCGTTCGTCACCACGCGCCTCGGGGACATCGGGCTGATCCTCGCCGCGGTCGCTGCCTTCGCCGCCACGGGCTCGTTTGCTTTCGGCGCGATCAGCGCGCTGGAAGGCTCTGCGCTGGCGCTGGTCGCCTATGGCGTGCTGTTCTCGGCGGCGGCAAAGTCCGGTCAGGTGCCGTTCGCGCCCTGGCTCTTCAGGGCGATGGCGGGGCCGACATCGGTCTCGGCGCTCCTGCACGCCGCGACGATGGTGGCGGCCGGCGCCTACATCCTCATCCGGCTCGAGGCCGACCTCGCCGCCGCACCCGGCTGGGGCGCCACGACGATCGGCATCGGCCTCGGCACGGCGCTCGCCGGCGGGCTCGTCGCGGTCCTCCAGCCCCACGCGAAGAAGCTGCTGGCCGCCTCCACCTCGGCGCACTACGGGCTGATGTTCGTCGCGGTCGGCGCCGGCTATCCGGGCGTCGCCCTGTTCCACCTGGTCGCCCATGCGGCCTTCAAGGCGTTGCTCTTCCTGTCGGCGGGGATCGCCGGAGACGCCGCCGGAAGCTACGACCTTTCCAGAATGCGCTTCGGCCGCGCGCTCCCCGTGACCGGCGCGCTCACCGCGGTGGGCGCCTTGGCGCTCGCAGGCCTTCCGCCGCTCGGCGCGGCGTGGACGAAGGATGCCGTCGCTGCGGCTGCCGGGCATCAAAGCGTGTGGCTGGCCATCGGCGTTATCCTCGCGGGGGGGCTGAGCGCGATCTATGCCGCGCGCTTCCAGGTGCTCGCCTTCGGCCGCGACCCTCACGCCACCGCGAAATCCCGTCCCGGTACCGCCGAACCCGTCGCCGCAGCCATTCTGGCGGCGACGACGCTGCTCCTCTCGGCGTTGTGGCTCCCGTCCGTGCACCAGCCGCTTGCCGAGCTCCTCGGCGTGGCGATCGCCCCCACCAAGGCCTGGGAACTGGTGCTCGCGGTCCTCACCGTGGTGGCGGGCCTTGCCGCAGGCGCGCTGCTTGCCCGCCGCGTGCCCTTGCTCGGCACGGAAGGGCACAGCGCCAGCGCGGCGGACTGGCTGGGGCTGCCACGCGTCTTTGCGTTCTGCGCCGCCGCAACCGGCAGAACCGCAGACGCTCTCTCGGCTCTCGACCGGCGGGGGATCGACCGCGCCGTCCATCTCGTCCCCGCCGGTCTCAAGCGGTTCGCCGGGTCGCTCGCGGCGGCCGACCGGCGGGCGGTCGATGGCGGCGTCGAGTTCGTTGCGAGCGCGACCGACGCGCTCGCTCGCCTTGCGCGGGCGTTCGGTGAGCGCCTCACCGACGGCATCCCGGAAGGCTCCGCGCGCCTCGCGGCCGTCTCGGGTGCCGGGGCGCGCCGCCTCCAGACGGGCCTTGCCCACCACTACTACACCATCCTTGCCGCCGGCTCCGTGCTGGTCATCGCAACGCTCTTCGTGAGTTTTTAG
- a CDS encoding NADH-quinone oxidoreductase subunit A: MSEVLALIAAAIIAASAVAALHAASLGPAKSTEPQKVPFLGGGEAKTHAWQRYHARYYSMTLLFIAFEMEMMFMYPWAVVYVAEGVKAMVEMGMFLGILSIGILYGWREGIFRWQ, encoded by the coding sequence TTGTCTGAAGTACTGGCGCTCATCGCGGCGGCAATTATCGCGGCAAGCGCCGTCGCTGCGCTCCACGCGGCGTCGCTTGGCCCGGCGAAATCGACCGAGCCGCAGAAAGTCCCCTTCCTCGGCGGCGGCGAGGCGAAGACGCACGCCTGGCAGCGCTATCACGCGCGCTACTATTCGATGACGCTCCTCTTCATCGCGTTCGAGATGGAGATGATGTTCATGTACCCGTGGGCCGTCGTCTACGTCGCTGAAGGCGTCAAGGCGATGGTCGAGATGGGGATGTTCCTCGGCATCCTGTCCATCGGCATTCTCTACGGCTGGCGCGAGGGCATCTTCCGATGGCAGTGA
- a CDS encoding NADH-quinone oxidoreductase subunit H produces MSPILAFLMLTGLLAAGSYITAVLDRAAAGALGAAGAGSVFFAPLRSAAGNLAAQRITTERPDALLWFLAPVSYLALALIGLTVVPFGPSLVVTDLSSGIVVWGMCESLVVIAVFMHGWAANSPLALIGAYRYVAIGLPVMLISMFVLIAAALPAQSLAVTDIVASQKDLWNVARQPLGLPLFLLLGLSLTLRGPFDYADSPDLCGGTTVEVSGPGRAAWQLARLAMLVSFSAMAATVFLGGYLGPWLPGPVWVVLKTLLLLAVLVVLDKLFALMPPSRMLTLVWVVLLPLAFLDLVIAGIEAL; encoded by the coding sequence ATGAGTCCCATCCTCGCCTTCCTCATGCTGACGGGGCTCCTCGCTGCAGGAAGCTACATCACCGCCGTGCTCGACCGCGCTGCCGCCGGAGCGCTCGGCGCGGCCGGCGCCGGATCGGTTTTCTTCGCGCCGTTGCGCAGCGCCGCCGGTAACCTTGCGGCACAGCGCATCACCACCGAGCGACCCGACGCGCTGTTGTGGTTTCTGGCGCCCGTCTCCTATCTCGCGCTCGCGCTGATCGGGCTCACGGTCGTGCCGTTCGGCCCGAGCCTCGTGGTCACGGACCTTTCGTCCGGGATCGTGGTCTGGGGGATGTGCGAGTCCCTCGTCGTGATCGCCGTCTTCATGCACGGGTGGGCGGCCAACAGCCCGCTCGCGCTGATCGGCGCGTATCGCTACGTCGCCATCGGCCTGCCGGTGATGCTGATCTCCATGTTCGTGCTGATCGCCGCGGCGCTGCCGGCGCAATCGCTCGCCGTCACCGACATCGTCGCCTCGCAGAAAGATCTCTGGAACGTCGCGCGTCAGCCGCTCGGCCTGCCGCTCTTCCTCCTCCTCGGCCTCTCGCTCACCTTGCGCGGGCCGTTCGACTACGCGGACTCGCCTGATCTATGCGGCGGGACAACGGTGGAGGTGTCGGGGCCGGGGCGGGCGGCCTGGCAGCTCGCCCGGCTTGCGATGCTGGTCTCGTTCTCCGCGATGGCGGCGACCGTGTTCCTCGGCGGCTATCTCGGCCCATGGCTCCCGGGTCCCGTCTGGGTGGTCCTGAAAACTCTTCTCCTGCTCGCCGTCCTGGTGGTGCTCGACAAGCTGTTCGCGCTGATGCCGCCCTCGCGCATGCTGACCCTTGTCTGGGTGGTGCTGCTGCCGCTCGCCTTCCTGGACCTCGTCATCGCCGGCATCGAGGCGCTCTGA
- a CDS encoding metal-sensitive transcriptional regulator, producing the protein MTSNKDAVLKRLSRVEGQVRGVARMVEEERYCVDILIQTAAIRAAVKGIERLLLESHAHHCVADAIASGDPEDQRAKFNELIALLQKAQS; encoded by the coding sequence TTGACGAGCAACAAGGACGCAGTGCTGAAGCGGCTGTCCAGGGTAGAAGGACAGGTGCGCGGCGTGGCGCGTATGGTCGAGGAGGAGCGCTACTGCGTGGACATCCTCATCCAGACCGCCGCGATCCGCGCCGCGGTTAAGGGGATCGAACGCCTTCTGCTTGAGAGCCATGCGCATCACTGTGTCGCCGACGCCATTGCTTCCGGCGATCCGGAAGACCAGCGGGCAAAGTTCAACGAACTGATCGCGCTCCTACAAAAAGCGCAGTCATAG
- a CDS encoding NADH-quinone oxidoreductase subunit J — MAVDLTFFALSVVAVWSGVMVFVVDSMVRATFALLLSFIAVGLIMLLMAAPYIGIALIFMMAVEMMVMALFMVMFMMNPAGLNPMNMVHQERLSVVAGVAAFLGLSVATLASDLPNDPLPDDKQAIVDLGFELLGPSMLVFETAGITLLATMVATVVLSARDGRYGRADEGSMPPGLEPGGRPAGRPLAEETGGGGGGHHHHH; from the coding sequence GTGGCCGTCGATCTCACCTTCTTCGCCCTTTCGGTGGTGGCGGTCTGGTCGGGCGTCATGGTGTTCGTCGTCGACTCCATGGTGCGCGCCACGTTCGCGCTTCTCCTGTCCTTCATCGCGGTCGGGCTCATCATGCTGTTGATGGCCGCGCCCTACATCGGCATCGCGCTCATCTTCATGATGGCGGTGGAGATGATGGTCATGGCCCTCTTCATGGTCATGTTCATGATGAACCCGGCCGGGCTCAACCCGATGAACATGGTCCATCAGGAGCGGCTTTCGGTGGTCGCCGGGGTCGCCGCGTTCTTGGGTCTTTCGGTGGCGACGCTCGCCAGCGACCTGCCGAACGATCCCCTGCCCGACGACAAGCAGGCGATCGTCGACCTCGGCTTCGAACTTCTCGGCCCCTCGATGCTGGTGTTCGAGACCGCCGGCATCACGCTACTCGCCACCATGGTCGCAACCGTCGTCCTATCGGCACGCGACGGCCGCTATGGCCGCGCCGACGAGGGCTCGATGCCGCCCGGGCTCGAGCCCGGAGGACGCCCCGCCGGCCGCCCGCTCGCCGAGGAGACCGGCGGGGGTGGCGGCGGCCACCATCATCACCACTGA
- a CDS encoding NADH-quinone oxidoreductase subunit M translates to MLLSLVVLTPLLGAVALAFLRLGESGLRIFAVAVSLVPLSLLVAIWVGFDTSASAPAFQATVEVPWIPALGVAWRVGVDGISLAIAAMSALVFVAAIAWPTDTKGRARQYFVWMLFLEAVSLGLFVTLDLLVFYVFFDLSLVGMYFLIGRWGHGDAERAALKFFVYTLAGSLALLLAIIALVLANDTLTFDMRVLIANQPLAGSTVAGGLVYLGFILAFAIKTPLFPVHTWLPPAHVDAPGPASAILAGVLLKMGTYGIVRMPMSMMVETFARYAFWLGVLAVVSILWGAIVAFAQENFKRRIAYTSVNHMGYTVLGLAAAGAMIGSEEARRLALTGATVEMIAHGLITGALFLIAGGFWQRGQTYELSDYGGLARTAPLMAAATILAAFASFGLPGLAGFVAEFQIFAGTFGVFPWLAAIGILGILITAALFLVMLQRLFFGERPERWTGFADLSRTEAAALAALLVFVVVIGIYPSWLLGVIDHASNAILALPVAAD, encoded by the coding sequence ATGCTTCTGTCGCTCGTCGTCCTGACGCCGCTCCTCGGTGCCGTCGCCCTTGCCTTCCTGCGCCTTGGCGAAAGCGGGCTGCGTATCTTCGCTGTGGCGGTGTCCTTGGTGCCGCTTTCCCTTCTGGTCGCCATCTGGGTGGGCTTCGACACGAGCGCCAGCGCGCCCGCCTTCCAGGCGACGGTGGAGGTGCCGTGGATCCCGGCGCTGGGCGTTGCCTGGCGCGTCGGCGTCGATGGCATCTCGCTTGCCATTGCCGCCATGAGCGCGCTGGTCTTCGTCGCCGCCATCGCCTGGCCCACCGACACCAAGGGCCGCGCTCGCCAGTATTTCGTCTGGATGCTGTTCCTGGAAGCCGTCTCGCTCGGCCTCTTCGTGACGCTCGATCTTCTCGTGTTCTACGTCTTCTTCGATCTCAGCCTGGTGGGCATGTATTTCCTCATCGGCCGCTGGGGCCATGGTGATGCCGAGCGGGCCGCACTGAAGTTCTTCGTCTACACGCTCGCCGGCTCGCTGGCGCTGCTCCTTGCCATCATCGCGCTCGTCCTTGCCAACGACACGCTCACCTTCGACATGCGCGTCCTCATCGCGAACCAGCCGCTGGCGGGATCGACGGTCGCCGGCGGGCTCGTCTATCTGGGTTTCATCCTCGCCTTCGCCATCAAGACGCCGCTGTTTCCGGTCCACACCTGGTTGCCGCCGGCGCACGTCGATGCGCCGGGTCCGGCGTCGGCCATCCTGGCGGGCGTGCTCCTCAAGATGGGCACCTACGGCATCGTCAGGATGCCGATGTCGATGATGGTCGAGACCTTTGCGCGCTACGCCTTCTGGCTCGGCGTCCTGGCGGTGGTTTCGATCCTGTGGGGCGCGATCGTCGCCTTCGCGCAGGAGAATTTCAAACGCCGGATCGCGTACACGTCGGTCAACCATATGGGCTACACGGTGCTCGGCCTCGCTGCCGCGGGCGCGATGATCGGCAGCGAGGAGGCCCGGCGGCTCGCCCTCACCGGCGCCACCGTGGAGATGATCGCCCACGGCCTCATCACCGGCGCGCTGTTCCTCATTGCCGGCGGCTTCTGGCAGCGCGGTCAGACCTACGAGCTGTCCGACTATGGCGGGCTCGCGCGCACCGCGCCGCTGATGGCCGCCGCGACCATCCTCGCCGCTTTTGCGAGCTTCGGCCTGCCGGGCCTCGCGGGCTTCGTGGCGGAATTCCAGATCTTCGCCGGCACCTTCGGCGTGTTCCCCTGGCTCGCCGCCATCGGCATCTTGGGCATCCTCATCACCGCGGCGCTCTTCCTGGTGATGCTCCAGCGGCTCTTTTTCGGCGAGCGGCCGGAGCGCTGGACGGGCTTTGCCGACCTTTCCCGCACCGAAGCCGCAGCGCTCGCCGCGCTCCTCGTCTTCGTCGTGGTGATCGGCATCTACCCCAGCTGGCTGCTCGGCGTGATCGACCACGCATCGAACGCGATCCTCGCGCTTCCGGTGGCGGCCGACTGA